CCTTCGGTCTGCTTTTGCGAACCAGCAGGATAGTTCTCATTGCCGACACTCCAGATAACCACGCTCGGGTGGTTCCGATCGCGACGGATGGTTTCCCGGAAATTCTTACGCCACTCGAGCCCGAAATATGGATCTGCAAACTGCGGATGGTCCCACTTGTCCACAAACTCATCCATCACCAAAAAACCAAGCTCATCGCAAAGCGCCATGAACTCTGGCCCCATTGCGTTATGCGCGGTACGAATCGCATTACAACCGGCCGCCTTCAACCCTCTCAAACGTCGCTCCCAGACCTCGGCTGGCACGGCAGAGCCAAAAGTCGACGCTTCGGCATGCAGATTAACCCCCTTCATTTTCATATTCTCCCCGTTCAGGAAAAAACCCTTCTCAGCATCGAAGATGATCTCCCGGATACCAAACCGGCTCTCGTAAGTATCGGTCACCTCTCCGGCAACCATCACTTTGCTCACAGCCGTGTACAGCTGCGGCGAATCAATTGACCAGAGCTTTGGGTGAAACACGTCGAAGCTCTGCTCGACGTCAACCGATTGGCCGGCCCCGATTAGCGTCTCGGCCGATGTACCCTTTGCAACGATCTCGCCTGCGCTATCAATGATCTCGGTATAAAGTGTGAATGCGGAATAGCTCTCCATTCGATTAGTGATCGTCGTTACAACGTTTACCTGCGCCTCCGAGTTCGAAACCTTTGGCGTTGTAATATACGTTCCCCAATTCTCCACATGCAAAGGTTCTTTTACGGTGAGCCATACATTACGATAAATTCCTGATCCTGTATACCAGCGGCAGTTGGGCTGGAGTGAATTATCGGCTCTAACAGCGATCAAGTTAGTCCCCTCTTTTACATAAGGGCTGATATCGAAGTAGAAACTCGTATAGCCGTCGTATTGAACACCGACAAACTCTCCATTCACCCACACCTTAGCGTGCTTGTAAACACCATCGAACTGAAGTTCGACGTATTGACTCGCATCTTCAGCGGAGAGTTCAAATTGCTTTCTATACCAGCCGATACCTCCGGGTAGCCAGGCGTTCTGCGGCGGGTTATCTTTACTGAAGGGTTGCTCAATGGACCAGTCGTGCGGGACATTCAGCACACGCCATTCTTCATCATCAAATCCAACCATCTGCGCTAGATGATCCGCTTCTCCGAGAAAGAATTTCCAATCAGAATTGAAAGAAAGCCGCTCACGCGCGTCTGCAAAACTAAAAAAGATACAAGTGGTGAATACCGCGGCGAAACAGTGACGAAGTTTCATAGATTTGTGGATTAATTACGTTTGATCGAATGACTTTTCAGGGTGCTTCGTTATTGGAATAACTGCACCACATAAGTCTTCAAATTTTCATTAGATTTATATTCGTAATCAAGGCCTAGGCTGTGTCAAATGATATGTAGTAGTCAGCAGTTGATTTGACAGTTCGTGCTGCCTGGTCGGATAAAATCTCAAGCTGATTTTTCCACTAATCATGTCTTGTTAAGCTCTTGCCACCGACTCTTGCCATGATATCCTGTCGCAACATATTTGCCCTTAATGAGTTCGCATTTGGGGATTCTATTTTTCTCTCTACCTCACATAATTTAATCCTTCAATGTCATTAAGTTGGTCCAAGTAATTTTCTTTGGCTTGATCTGCGGCGACTCACTTAAATATGTCACTACTTACTCGCATTAATAGCATGTTCTCTCAAATTTTTAAATTCTTTGTGATCATTCACTTTTTACACGCCCCACTTCTCTCATCTCCCCGAACAGAGATATTTCTAAAGGAAAATTGGCTGTTTCAACGTGGGCAAAATAACGGTGCTGAACAGGTTGGCTTTGACGATTCCGAATGGGAACCTGTAACCATACCCCACGACTGGGCAATCAAAGGCCCATTCGACAGAGAAATCGACATACAGGACGTCCGCATCACCCAGAACCTTGAGCAAGAAGCTTCAGAAAAGACCGGCAGAACAGGCGCGCTCCCGCACATTGGTCAAGGCTGGTATCGTAAGACCTTTGACCTTCCCGACCTGAAAGATGATCAAAAAGTCCTTATCCTTTTCGAAGGCGCTATGTCCGAACCTCAAGTCTATCTTAACGAAAAAAAGGTCGGAGAGTGGAACTACGGCTACAACTACTTCTATTTCGACATCACCGATGCAATACTTCGGGACGAGCCAAATCTACTCGCTGTGCATCTAACGAATCACCCTCAATCGTCTCGATGGTACCCAGGTGCTGGCCTTTATCGAAATGTCCGCCTGATCGTTAAAGACAAGGAGAGCATTGATCAATGGGGTCAGTTCGTCACGACTCCTCAAATCACCGATGATTGGGCTAAGGTGAATGTGAAGACTCGATTCAGCGGAGAAGGGTTAAGCCTCGTGACAACCATCTTCGACATGGAGAACAACATCGTTGCTAAACACGAAGCTGAACCGCCCTTTGGCAATGAGTTCGATCAGAATATTCTAATCGACCAACCAAAGCTATGGAGCCCTGAAACGCCTTACCTCTACAAAGCAGTTACTAAGCTTCTCAAAAACGGCGTGCTCAAAGATGAGATAACGACGACCTTTGGAGTGCGAACGATAGAATACAATCCCGAAACGGGTTTCAGCTTGAACGGGCAAGTTCGTAAATTCAAAGGCGTCTGCCTGCACCACGATCTAGGGCCACTCGGAGCTGCAATCAACAAGACAGCCCTTCGTCGCCAAATGCGAATCATGAAGGAAATGGGCTGCGATTCGATTCGAAGCGCTCATAACATGCCGTCAATCGAACAACTCGAGTTAGCAGACGAGATGGGAATCATGTTTCTCGCCGAAAGCTTCGACGAATGGGCCAAGCCGAAAGTCCCTAACGGCTACAACAGATATTTCGAAACAGACGCCGAGAAGGACATCATCAATCTGGTCCATGCGACCCGCAACCACCCAAGTATTGTGATGTGGAGCTCAGGCAATGAAGTGCCGGACCAGCACGGAAGCGACGGTGTGAAACGGGCCAAATGGCTGCAGGAAATTTTCCACCGCGAGGACCCCACCCGCCCGGTCACCGTTGGCATGGATCAGGTCGAGGCAGTCATGGAAAACGGTTTTGGCGCCATTATGGATGTTCCCGGGTTAAATTATCGAGTCCATCTTTACGAAGAGGCCTACGAACGCTTTCCCCAAGGTTTCCTCCTCGGTTCCGAAACGGCATCGACGGTGAGCTCGCGTGGTATTTACAAATTTCCTGCCGAAAAGCTGAAGCATGTTACGCACCCGGACAATCAATGCTCTTCGTATGATTTGGAGTATTGCAACTGGTCCAACCTGCCGGATGACGATTTCGTTTTACAGGATGACAAAGACTGGGTGATTGGTGAGTTCGTCTGGACCGGCTTTGATTACCTCGGTGAGCCGACGCCCTATCAGGGAATCTGGCCGGCCCGCAGCTCTTACTTTGGAATTTGTGATTTAGCAGGCCTCCCCAAAGACCGATACTACCTCTACCGCAGTCGGTGGAACACAGAATCCCCCACACTACATATGCTGCCTCACTGGAACTGGGAAGGTCGCGAAGGAGAAACCACCCCCGTCTTTGTCTACACAAGCTATGACAGTGCTGAACTGTTCGTGAACGGAAAAAGCATGGGAGTTCAAAAGAAGCACGGAGCGACACCACAAAATCGCTACCGATTGATGTGGACGGATGTGACGTATGAGCCCGGAACAATCAAGGTCTTAGCATACGATGAAAATGGTGATCCTGTAGCCGAGAAGGAAACCCATACCGCAGGCGAGCCCTACCAAATTATCTTGGAGGCGGACCGCACTGAACTGATAGCAAACGGAGAAGATTTATCATTCATCACTGTTTCGGTAGTGGATAAAAACGGCATCCCCTGCCCCACTGCAACCAATCGGCTTCACTTCGAAGTAAGCGGCGCCGGAGTCTACCGCGCTGCCTGTAACGGCGACGCGACCTCACTCGAAATGTTTCATGAGCCCACCATGAAGCTGTTCAGTGGTAAATTGGTCGTCATTGTTCAAAGCACCAACGAATCCGGAGAAATTAAGCTAAGTGTAAGTGGAAACGGCTTGAAAGCTGAGAGCATTCAACTCGTTTCCACCTCAGAAACGGTGATCTAAAAACTTGTTCTCGACGCCCAACACACTGAATCAAAACGAGATCGATTTCAGTAGGCTTATAAGCATAGATTCAAGCGACTGTCCTGCGAGTATCCAATGAATCGTTACGGCGTATGCGCAGTGATAGAGAAGACGAAATCATCCTTATTATCCTTCTACCAGAAGATCGCGTAGAGAACCAAAGTAAGTACCACGACACCGATACCGGCTACCTTCGCACCTGAAGATGATTCTAATTCGATCTCTTCGTTCACTGGCATCTGGACAGGCTCTTGCATCGGCCGCAGAAGCGTCAACACGAGCCCGATCACAATAACCAGACCCAGCGTGATCGCCATCCGGTTAAGGAATGCGATGTCGGTTGCGAAGACGAGAAGAGCACCATAAATCGCAATGCTCGCAACCATACCTAAGACGCCAAAATAGCGAGGCGTCCTGGGAGAGAAGAAGCCAAAGATAAAAACAGCAAGAATACCCGGTGATATAAAGCCCTGAAATTCTTGGATGTATGAAAAAATACTATCAAACTTATTGAGAGAAGGTGCGATCAAGCCAGCAACGATGACAAATAATAAGACGAAGCCCCTTCCGACTTTCACAAGTGTTGCGGGATCCTTCTGTCCAGTAAACTTGGAGTAGAGATCCATCGTCGCGATAGTCGATGCAGAGTTAAGCATCGAAGCCAGCGAACTAATCACGGCCCCACTCAAGGCCGCAAGAACGAACCAGGAGATCAAAGGTTTCGGCTGAATAAGATTTCGAACCAGAATTGGAAATGCCGCATCATAGTCATAGGACTTAAGTGTCCCAGCGCTCTGCGCGCCACCCTCGATAGCCTGAGCGGCAAAAGAGTTGATCTGTTTGACAGAAACAACTGGAGATGGGGCAACGCCGGCAACCACTGCATTGACCCTGAGAATCTGGGCAGCCAGATCTGGATGGGTTTCGACAAATTGTTCATCAACATCGAAAACCTGATCATCACCAAGCCTCTCAACCATAGCTTGATTAGTCTCTGCCATCGATTTCTTAAGATCACCGCTAAATAGGTTGAACGCCAACATACCCGGAATAACAACAATGAAAGGAATAATCAGTTTAAGGGCTGCGGCAAAAACGATTCCTCGCTGCCCCTCAGCAAGGGATTTAGAACCAAGCGTTCGTTGCACGATGTACTGATTCAGCCCCCAATAGTAAAGATTCGGTATCCATAAGCCGATTATAAGCGCAGTCCAAGGGATATCGGAATCCTCTTTGGGCCGTATCATATGTACTTTACCTCCAGATCCATTGGGTCCGTTCTGGGCAATCGCTTCGCCATCTACTCCGTCATTGAGCAGCATAAATCGCTCCCAAGCACGTGCTTTCTCAATCTGCTCGATGGTCGCATCCGAGTTTGCAACTTTTGTTAGAATCAACTCTTCAGCGGGTTTATCCATGAGCACATTGAACGCCAGATACATGACGATGGCACCGCCAACAATCAAAGCTGCACCCCAAATTAAGTCCGTCCATGCACACGCTTTGAGTCCACCAATGAAAACATAGAATGCTGCAAAAAGAGCGATCAACCAGCACATTGCAGTCAGGCTGTTTAAAACTGGCACTTCGTGGTAATACTCAGAAACAAACTTGGCGCCCGAAAAGATGACTGATGATGTTGTAACAAAAACAAGTGTAACTATCATCGGTATCGCCATCGACAAACGCGCAATTCCATTGAAACGATACTCCAAAAACTCGGGGATAGTGTAGAGTCCTGCCTTGAGAAATTTCGGCAGGAACCAAAATGCGACAAAAACCAAAGTGATGGCGGCCATCCATTCGTAAGAGGCGATGGCCATACCGAGCCAATTCGCTGAAGCCCCCGACATGCCAACGAACTGTTCTGTTGAAATGTTCGCCGCAATGAGCGAAAAGCCAACCAGCCACCAAGTCAATCCACGGCCAGCAAGAAAGTAGTCAGAAGCACCTTTGTCACCACTGGTGTCCTCATCCCGGCTTTTCCATATTCCGAGTGCGATGACACCGATAACAGCAACAACAAAGAGGGTAATTTCTAATAAAATCATGAGACTGGAGAAAAGTATATTTGGGAAAATCCGGACTTCTTGTCCGCTATTTTAAAAACTAAATTCGACAAAGAACTGAAGGTTATTTAATATGCAAATAAAATTTATAGTAAGAAAAAAAAGTATGCGATGTGTTGCGTCAAGCATTATATTTGAAGTCTACTATTTCTAAAAAACAAACATAGACTAAGCCGAACGCGAACTGCGGTCGAGGCGATGCTACCATAACTCTAGAACCCAATCTCCAAGATATCCGTCGGTTGGCAAATGATTCTTCAAAGGGATTTTCGATGGCAAGATCATCTTCCAGCGACGCATAGAAAATCCCTCCACGAACGTATTGCTTAATCACACGGAAAGTCTTACGCTGACGAACAGTAATACTCAGCAAGAACTGTAAAGACTTGGAAATGTTAATATGTGAGTTGGTAGTCAAATGGATAGGATTATAACTGCTCGGCAAAGAACTTGAAAGTCTTGACCACATGCGTTTCCCAGTATGACCATTCGTGGCCGCCAGGAAATTCTTGGTAGGTAAATTCCACTCCTGCGTCACCTAATGCTTTGGCCAGCGTGCGGTTGTGTTTGATGAGCAAGTCGTCAACTCCACAGTCAAAACGGAAAGGACCGATACTGTCGCAGTTGGCGAGTATCGCGTCC
The Rubellicoccus peritrichatus DNA segment above includes these coding regions:
- a CDS encoding DUF4982 domain-containing protein, giving the protein MFSQIFKFFVIIHFLHAPLLSSPRTEIFLKENWLFQRGQNNGAEQVGFDDSEWEPVTIPHDWAIKGPFDREIDIQDVRITQNLEQEASEKTGRTGALPHIGQGWYRKTFDLPDLKDDQKVLILFEGAMSEPQVYLNEKKVGEWNYGYNYFYFDITDAILRDEPNLLAVHLTNHPQSSRWYPGAGLYRNVRLIVKDKESIDQWGQFVTTPQITDDWAKVNVKTRFSGEGLSLVTTIFDMENNIVAKHEAEPPFGNEFDQNILIDQPKLWSPETPYLYKAVTKLLKNGVLKDEITTTFGVRTIEYNPETGFSLNGQVRKFKGVCLHHDLGPLGAAINKTALRRQMRIMKEMGCDSIRSAHNMPSIEQLELADEMGIMFLAESFDEWAKPKVPNGYNRYFETDAEKDIINLVHATRNHPSIVMWSSGNEVPDQHGSDGVKRAKWLQEIFHREDPTRPVTVGMDQVEAVMENGFGAIMDVPGLNYRVHLYEEAYERFPQGFLLGSETASTVSSRGIYKFPAEKLKHVTHPDNQCSSYDLEYCNWSNLPDDDFVLQDDKDWVIGEFVWTGFDYLGEPTPYQGIWPARSSYFGICDLAGLPKDRYYLYRSRWNTESPTLHMLPHWNWEGREGETTPVFVYTSYDSAELFVNGKSMGVQKKHGATPQNRYRLMWTDVTYEPGTIKVLAYDENGDPVAEKETHTAGEPYQIILEADRTELIANGEDLSFITVSVVDKNGIPCPTATNRLHFEVSGAGVYRAACNGDATSLEMFHEPTMKLFSGKLVVIVQSTNESGEIKLSVSGNGLKAESIQLVSTSETVI
- a CDS encoding sodium:solute symporter family transporter; the protein is MILLEITLFVVAVIGVIALGIWKSRDEDTSGDKGASDYFLAGRGLTWWLVGFSLIAANISTEQFVGMSGASANWLGMAIASYEWMAAITLVFVAFWFLPKFLKAGLYTIPEFLEYRFNGIARLSMAIPMIVTLVFVTTSSVIFSGAKFVSEYYHEVPVLNSLTAMCWLIALFAAFYVFIGGLKACAWTDLIWGAALIVGGAIVMYLAFNVLMDKPAEELILTKVANSDATIEQIEKARAWERFMLLNDGVDGEAIAQNGPNGSGGKVHMIRPKEDSDIPWTALIIGLWIPNLYYWGLNQYIVQRTLGSKSLAEGQRGIVFAAALKLIIPFIVVIPGMLAFNLFSGDLKKSMAETNQAMVERLGDDQVFDVDEQFVETHPDLAAQILRVNAVVAGVAPSPVVSVKQINSFAAQAIEGGAQSAGTLKSYDYDAAFPILVRNLIQPKPLISWFVLAALSGAVISSLASMLNSASTIATMDLYSKFTGQKDPATLVKVGRGFVLLFVIVAGLIAPSLNKFDSIFSYIQEFQGFISPGILAVFIFGFFSPRTPRYFGVLGMVASIAIYGALLVFATDIAFLNRMAITLGLVIVIGLVLTLLRPMQEPVQMPVNEEIELESSSGAKVAGIGVVVLTLVLYAIFW
- a CDS encoding sugar-binding domain-containing protein; this encodes MKLRHCFAAVFTTCIFFSFADARERLSFNSDWKFFLGEADHLAQMVGFDDEEWRVLNVPHDWSIEQPFSKDNPPQNAWLPGGIGWYRKQFELSAEDASQYVELQFDGVYKHAKVWVNGEFVGVQYDGYTSFYFDISPYVKEGTNLIAVRADNSLQPNCRWYTGSGIYRNVWLTVKEPLHVENWGTYITTPKVSNSEAQVNVVTTITNRMESYSAFTLYTEIIDSAGEIVAKGTSAETLIGAGQSVDVEQSFDVFHPKLWSIDSPQLYTAVSKVMVAGEVTDTYESRFGIREIIFDAEKGFFLNGENMKMKGVNLHAEASTFGSAVPAEVWERRLRGLKAAGCNAIRTAHNAMGPEFMALCDELGFLVMDEFVDKWDHPQFADPYFGLEWRKNFRETIRRDRNHPSVVIWSVGNENYPAGSQKQTEGLELYCDFVRSIDPTRPVVSGMERGLDMDPTQKVDDILESTQHMDLIGMNYGDQWVKRIGHRNPGKAFISTESYTYYGSTETERWAHVERSPWFDVVENDHNVGLFLWVGIEYLGEIPAEGPLSWPEIFCWPGHFLDSAGFRTPMFYQYQALWTDEPMVYIGVYDRDTYFSKDWGAPVIMGNWNHPDGTELDLVTYTNCEFLDLYLNGRKIGRQKLADFSNWVMNWYSVAYEPGTLRAVGIRNGEEVCSFEIRTAGDPEQIELKADYESVSSGDIIHVEVQLLDANGIPVVHTDRELDFKVEGGEVIALDNGALTALDEMQARTRRSSFGGKCLAVIRVIEEQVNLTVDSKGLKAGTITLP